A single region of the Pararhodospirillum photometricum DSM 122 genome encodes:
- a CDS encoding nucleoside 2-deoxyribosyltransferase, translated as MRLSVKTDAGQGTSRKRVYLAGPEVFLPDPDRVARALKERCAAHGLEGVFPLDAGLALNDLTAAGQAQAIFNANIDLIRGCDGVIANMTPFRGPSMDVGTAFEMGFAAALGKPVIGYTDDLGEYVDRVVTFYRGHVTREGCAWRDPDGLTIEDFSQVDNLMMCGAALAITRDFDQALLAMRGVFGHSLACVG; from the coding sequence ATGCGACTCTCGGTCAAAACCGATGCGGGTCAGGGAACGAGCCGGAAGAGGGTCTACCTTGCAGGCCCCGAGGTGTTCCTTCCCGATCCGGACAGGGTGGCACGGGCGCTCAAGGAACGCTGCGCCGCCCACGGGCTGGAAGGTGTATTCCCCCTGGATGCCGGCCTTGCGTTGAATGATCTCACCGCTGCCGGTCAGGCACAGGCGATTTTCAACGCGAATATCGATCTTATTCGCGGATGCGATGGTGTTATCGCCAACATGACTCCGTTCCGCGGCCCCTCCATGGATGTGGGCACCGCGTTTGAGATGGGCTTTGCCGCCGCCCTTGGCAAACCCGTCATCGGCTACACCGACGATCTGGGCGAATACGTAGACCGTGTGGTAACGTTCTATCGTGGTCACGTCACCCGAGAGGGCTGCGCTTGGCGCGATCCCGATGGCTTGACCATTGAGGACTTTTCCCAGGTGGACAACCTTATGATGTGTGGCGCTGCCCTAGCGATTACACGAGATTTTGACCAAGCCCTGCTCGCTATGCGGGGTGTCTTTGGCCATTCCCTGGCGTGCGTCGGCTGA
- a CDS encoding LysR family transcriptional regulator produces MDWDKLRVFHAVAEAGSFTHAGDILNLSQSAVSRQISALEESLKAALFHRHARGLILTEQGELLYETVHEVFGKLASVEARLGESRERPEGPLTVTTTLAFGSIWLTPRIKRFMDRYPDIDVTLALNDTELDLAMRQADVAVRFMPPRQPDLIQRQLVSMPYYVFAAPEYLETHGLPERAEDLDHHRLIIYADEFKPPVGNINWLLTAGRDDNRPRKPVLRLNNLYGMFRAVESGLGIAALPEYFSSESSNLVRILPDRQGPMISIYFVYAEEMRHSKRVAVFRDFLINELNNSGFSC; encoded by the coding sequence ATGGACTGGGACAAACTGCGGGTTTTTCATGCGGTGGCCGAAGCCGGCAGTTTTACGCATGCGGGCGACATCCTCAATTTGAGCCAATCAGCGGTGAGCCGCCAGATCAGCGCCCTCGAGGAGAGCCTGAAAGCCGCGTTGTTCCATCGTCACGCCCGCGGTCTGATTCTGACAGAGCAGGGCGAACTGCTGTACGAGACGGTGCATGAGGTCTTCGGCAAGCTCGCCTCGGTGGAAGCTCGCCTGGGCGAAAGCCGCGAGCGGCCCGAGGGGCCCTTGACCGTCACCACCACCTTAGCTTTCGGCTCCATTTGGCTGACGCCGCGCATTAAGCGCTTCATGGACCGCTATCCCGACATCGACGTGACCTTGGCGTTGAATGACACCGAACTGGATCTGGCCATGCGTCAGGCGGATGTCGCGGTGCGCTTCATGCCGCCGCGCCAGCCCGATCTGATTCAGCGCCAGTTGGTCAGTATGCCGTATTACGTGTTTGCTGCCCCGGAGTATCTGGAGACCCATGGCCTGCCCGAGCGGGCCGAGGATCTCGATCACCATCGGTTGATTATTTATGCCGACGAATTCAAGCCGCCGGTCGGCAATATTAATTGGTTGCTCACGGCAGGGCGTGACGACAATCGGCCTCGCAAACCTGTTTTGCGCTTGAATAATCTTTATGGGATGTTTCGGGCCGTCGAAAGCGGGTTGGGGATTGCTGCCTTGCCTGAATACTTTTCCTCCGAGTCCTCAAACTTGGTGCGAATTTTGCCCGATCGTCAGGGGCCCATGATCAGTATTTATTTTGTTTATGCCGAGGAGATGCGCCACAGCAAGCGCGTCGCGGTATTCAGGGACTTCCTGATCAATGAGTTGAATAATTCAGGGTTTAGTTGTTAG
- the trxB gene encoding thioredoxin-disulfide reductase has translation MAHHSSRVLILGSGAAGCTAAIYAARAGLSPLLVAGLQPGGQLTITTDVENFPGFDEVIQGPWLMERMQRQAEGVGTRFMHDTIVSVDLSRRPFVAVGDSGDVYSGDTLIVATGASARWLGLESETLYSGRGVSACATCDGFFFRGKPVVVVGGGNTAVEEALYLTNHASHVTLVHRRDALRAERVLQERLLRHPKVTVRWNAVVDEILGGGDPPGVCGVRLKDSVSGALETVDCEGVFIAIGHTPNTGLFPTLDKDDAGYLVTAAKSTATNVPGVFAAGDVQDPVFRQAVTAAGSGCMAALEAERFLAAHED, from the coding sequence ATGGCCCACCATTCGTCACGTGTCTTGATTTTAGGCTCCGGTGCCGCCGGATGTACCGCCGCCATTTATGCCGCGCGTGCCGGCCTGTCGCCCTTGCTGGTCGCAGGGCTGCAACCGGGCGGACAGCTCACCATCACCACCGATGTCGAGAACTTTCCCGGGTTCGACGAAGTCATCCAGGGCCCCTGGCTGATGGAGCGCATGCAGCGTCAGGCCGAAGGCGTCGGCACGCGCTTCATGCACGACACCATTGTGAGCGTCGATCTGAGCCGCCGGCCCTTTGTGGCCGTGGGCGATAGTGGTGATGTCTATAGCGGCGACACCTTGATCGTTGCCACCGGGGCCTCGGCCCGCTGGCTCGGCCTGGAGAGCGAAACGCTCTATTCCGGGCGCGGAGTGTCGGCCTGCGCCACCTGCGACGGCTTCTTCTTTCGCGGCAAGCCGGTTGTCGTGGTCGGGGGCGGCAACACCGCCGTCGAGGAAGCTCTGTATCTCACCAACCACGCCAGCCATGTGACCTTGGTCCATCGCCGCGATGCCCTGCGGGCCGAGCGGGTGTTGCAAGAGCGGCTCTTGCGCCACCCCAAGGTCACCGTGCGGTGGAATGCGGTTGTTGATGAAATCTTGGGGGGAGGGGATCCTCCAGGCGTGTGTGGGGTTCGCCTTAAGGATAGCGTGAGCGGAGCCCTGGAAACCGTGGACTGCGAGGGCGTATTTATCGCCATCGGCCACACCCCCAACACCGGCTTGTTCCCTACCTTGGACAAAGACGACGCCGGATATTTGGTCACTGCGGCCAAGAGCACGGCGACCAACGTGCCTGGCGTGTTCGCGGCGGGGGATGTGCAAGATCCTGTGTTTCGTCAGGCCGTGACAGCGGCCGGCTCAGGATGTATGGCGGCGCTGGAGGCCGAGCGTTTCCTCGCCGCCCACGAAGACTAA
- a CDS encoding peroxiredoxin yields the protein MGSLIGRPAPDFTASAVLADDRIDDGFSLHAHLAGGYGLVFFYPLDFTFVCPSEILAHDNRMPAFEERGCKVVAVSVDSQYTHLAWKRTPVEEGGLGPVRFPLVADLTKNIARSYGVLTGDAVALRGSFLIDRAGVVRQQVINDLPLGRDVDETLRMLDALIFHDTHGEVCPAGWRKGKAGMTPTPEGVAAFLAENAKSL from the coding sequence GTGGGGAGTTTGATCGGCCGGCCTGCCCCGGATTTCACCGCTTCGGCGGTGCTGGCGGATGACCGGATCGACGACGGGTTTTCCCTGCATGCCCATCTGGCGGGCGGCTATGGGCTGGTCTTCTTTTACCCTCTGGATTTCACGTTCGTTTGTCCTTCGGAAATCCTGGCCCACGACAACCGGATGCCAGCCTTCGAGGAGCGCGGGTGCAAGGTGGTCGCGGTGTCGGTCGATTCTCAGTACACCCATCTGGCCTGGAAGCGGACCCCCGTGGAAGAAGGCGGTCTGGGGCCGGTGCGCTTCCCCTTGGTCGCCGACTTGACCAAAAATATCGCCCGGTCCTACGGGGTTCTCACCGGGGACGCGGTGGCGCTGCGCGGCAGTTTTCTCATCGACCGGGCGGGCGTTGTGCGCCAGCAGGTGATCAACGATCTGCCGCTGGGGCGCGATGTGGACGAAACCCTGCGCATGCTCGATGCCCTGATTTTCCACGATACCCACGGCGAGGTGTGCCCGGCGGGCTGGCGCAAGGGCAAGGCGGGAATGACCCCAACACCAGAGGGCGTGGCCGCCTTCCTGGCCGAAAACGCGAAGAGCTTGTAA
- a CDS encoding TetR/AcrR family transcriptional regulator, whose translation MTQDDTPPDCPPTAPASPVGSCRKASRRAAILETARALFFERGYADTPMSLVACQVGGSKSTLWNYFPSKRDLFAAVLDEVTTRLQAESFQALNPDLEMAEALYRFCLGFVSMILSEEAICLHRMVTAEARRFPELGTMFYERGPKITHRRLAEYLNRAMDAGQLRAGDPLLAARHLTSLCQGWTLAYRLWNVGAPPSSHVIADEVRQGLAVFLRAYAP comes from the coding sequence ATGACCCAGGACGACACCCCCCCGGATTGCCCCCCGACGGCACCGGCCTCTCCCGTTGGGAGCTGCCGAAAGGCCTCGCGCCGCGCCGCCATCCTTGAAACGGCTCGCGCCCTGTTTTTTGAACGCGGTTATGCCGATACCCCCATGTCCCTGGTCGCCTGTCAGGTGGGAGGATCCAAGAGCACGCTGTGGAACTACTTCCCCAGCAAACGCGACTTGTTCGCCGCGGTGCTTGATGAGGTTACCACCCGGCTTCAAGCCGAATCTTTTCAGGCGCTTAACCCGGATTTGGAAATGGCCGAGGCCTTGTATCGCTTTTGTCTCGGCTTTGTGTCCATGATTCTGAGCGAGGAAGCGATCTGCCTGCACCGCATGGTGACGGCCGAGGCGCGGCGGTTTCCCGAGTTGGGCACCATGTTTTACGAGCGCGGCCCCAAGATCACCCATCGCCGGCTGGCCGAGTACCTGAACCGCGCCATGGACGCCGGCCAATTGCGCGCCGGCGACCCCCTGTTGGCGGCACGGCATCTCACCTCGTTGTGCCAGGGTTGGACCTTGGCTTACCGCCTGTGGAACGTGGGCGCCCCGCCTTCGTCGCACGTCATCGCCGACGAGGTGCGCCAGGGTTTGGCGGTTTTCCTGCGGGCGTATGCTCCCTGA
- a CDS encoding HlyD family efflux transporter periplasmic adaptor subunit, with product MSQPPSSPGNAPVAPAVAPSPAPRSSVRRRLLLGLALGVLAAGGGVWGWEELIGSHRVETDNAYVAADMADVTPLVAGPVRSVHVVDTQSVREGDVLVTLDDTDARLEVERSEAALALAERTFRQTEAKVQALRAQITARGADITSAQARLTSARAVLRRTAAEAERRQALRAPQTISIEALTAAQTARDEAAAAVAEAEAAIAQAQANRAAAEADLASTLALIEGTTVETAPDVRAARMHRDKARLDLARTVMPAPVDGVVVRRQVEVGQQVQAGQSLMRVVPLQAVYVNANFKEGQLTHVREGQKVVLTSDLYGKDVTFHGRVAGFSAGTGSSMAVIPAQNATGNWIKVVQRLPVRVQLDPQELKAHPLRVGLSMTAEIDTSARE from the coding sequence GTGTCACAGCCCCCCTCTTCGCCGGGCAACGCCCCGGTTGCGCCTGCCGTCGCGCCTTCGCCTGCCCCGCGTTCGTCCGTGCGGCGACGCCTGTTGCTGGGGCTGGCCCTAGGGGTCTTGGCGGCCGGCGGGGGGGTATGGGGCTGGGAAGAGCTGATCGGATCCCATCGCGTCGAAACCGACAACGCCTATGTGGCGGCGGACATGGCCGACGTGACCCCACTGGTCGCCGGCCCGGTGCGCTCGGTCCACGTGGTGGACACCCAGAGCGTGAGGGAGGGCGACGTGCTCGTCACCCTCGACGACACCGACGCCCGCTTGGAAGTCGAGCGCAGCGAGGCCGCCCTGGCCCTAGCCGAGCGGACGTTCCGTCAGACCGAAGCCAAGGTGCAAGCCCTGCGCGCCCAGATTACCGCGCGCGGCGCCGACATCACCTCGGCCCAGGCCCGGCTGACCTCAGCACGGGCGGTGCTGCGGCGCACAGCGGCCGAAGCCGAGCGGCGCCAAGCCTTGCGCGCGCCGCAGACCATTTCCATTGAAGCCCTGACCGCCGCCCAGACCGCCCGCGACGAAGCCGCCGCCGCCGTGGCGGAAGCCGAAGCCGCCATTGCCCAGGCCCAGGCCAACCGCGCCGCCGCTGAGGCCGATCTGGCCTCCACCTTGGCGCTGATCGAGGGCACCACCGTGGAGACCGCCCCCGACGTGCGCGCCGCGCGCATGCACCGCGACAAGGCCCGCCTGGATCTGGCCCGCACCGTCATGCCCGCGCCGGTAGACGGGGTGGTGGTGCGCCGGCAGGTCGAGGTGGGCCAGCAGGTCCAAGCCGGCCAATCGCTCATGCGGGTGGTGCCGCTCCAGGCGGTTTACGTCAACGCCAATTTCAAGGAAGGCCAGTTGACCCACGTGCGCGAGGGGCAAAAGGTTGTGCTCACCTCCGACCTCTACGGCAAGGACGTGACCTTCCACGGCCGGGTCGCCGGGTTCTCGGCCGGAACGGGGTCGTCCATGGCGGTCATCCCGGCCCAGAACGCCACAGGCAACTGGATCAAGGTCGTGCAGCGCCTGCCGGTCCGGGTTCAACTCGATCCCCAGGAGTTGAAGGCTCATCCCTTACGGGTCGGGCTGTCCATGACCGCCGAAATCGACACCAGCGCCCGGGAGTGA
- a CDS encoding DHA2 family efflux MFS transporter permease subunit: MADAVLTAPTVSGGLLHGNRLVLAGVVLSLANFMVVLDMTIANVSVPHIAGSLGISMTQGTWVITSYAVAEAIIVPLTGWLAQRFGAVRIFVGAMVGFGVFSVLCGLSDSLTGLVVFRIGQGLCGGPIMPLSQTLMLRVFPKEKHASAMGLWAMTTVTAPVAGPILGGAISDNMSWPWIFFINVPVVIGCVLGAWELLRSSETPLRKQRIDRVGLLLMLIWVAALQIMLDTGREHNWFESPMIITLACVAVVGFLAFLIWEITETEPIVNLRVFRYRGFSASSATLSIAFGAFFATVVVIPQWLQTVQSYPATWAGYVLAAHGVLAVVCSPLAARLATKVDPRLLVSLGVGWLGVMALLRTQWTSDAGFFTFFLPQFLQGVGMPFFFVPLTVLSVRAVRPEETASAAGVMAFMRTLAGAIGASVAITAWADQTQSNREALVGALSDSERSLSLLQSVGLSAGQASVYLADMVEKQASTQAVIQVFAVTAGLFALGASLVWLAPRPKL; this comes from the coding sequence ATGGCCGATGCTGTCCTCACCGCCCCCACCGTTAGCGGCGGGCTCCTTCACGGCAACCGGCTGGTTCTCGCCGGAGTGGTGCTCTCGCTGGCCAACTTCATGGTCGTGCTCGACATGACCATCGCCAACGTCTCGGTACCCCATATCGCAGGCAGCCTCGGCATTTCCATGACCCAGGGCACCTGGGTGATCACCTCCTATGCCGTGGCCGAAGCGATTATCGTGCCGCTCACGGGCTGGCTCGCCCAGCGCTTTGGCGCGGTGCGCATTTTTGTCGGCGCCATGGTGGGATTTGGGGTTTTTTCCGTGCTGTGTGGCCTGTCGGACTCGCTGACGGGCTTGGTCGTGTTTCGCATCGGCCAGGGTCTGTGCGGCGGGCCCATTATGCCCTTGTCGCAAACCCTGATGCTGCGCGTCTTTCCCAAGGAAAAGCACGCCTCGGCCATGGGCCTGTGGGCCATGACCACGGTGACCGCCCCGGTGGCTGGGCCGATCCTGGGCGGCGCCATCAGCGACAACATGTCCTGGCCGTGGATCTTTTTCATCAACGTGCCGGTGGTCATCGGGTGCGTGCTGGGCGCCTGGGAACTGCTACGTTCAAGCGAGACCCCCTTGCGTAAGCAGCGCATCGACCGGGTCGGCTTGCTGTTGATGCTGATCTGGGTGGCGGCCTTACAGATCATGCTCGACACCGGGCGGGAGCATAACTGGTTTGAATCACCGATGATCATCACCTTGGCCTGCGTCGCCGTGGTGGGGTTTCTGGCTTTTCTCATCTGGGAGATCACCGAGACCGAGCCCATCGTGAACCTGCGGGTGTTTCGCTATCGCGGGTTTTCGGCGAGCAGTGCGACCTTGTCGATTGCCTTTGGCGCTTTTTTTGCCACCGTGGTGGTTATTCCCCAGTGGTTGCAGACCGTGCAAAGCTACCCCGCCACCTGGGCCGGCTATGTCTTGGCGGCCCATGGTGTGCTCGCTGTGGTGTGCTCGCCCCTGGCCGCCCGCCTCGCCACCAAGGTGGACCCCCGGTTGTTGGTGTCGCTGGGCGTGGGCTGGCTGGGGGTGATGGCGCTGTTGCGCACCCAATGGACCAGTGATGCCGGCTTTTTCACGTTCTTTTTGCCCCAGTTTCTGCAAGGCGTGGGCATGCCGTTTTTCTTTGTGCCGCTGACCGTGTTGTCGGTGCGCGCGGTGCGGCCCGAGGAAACGGCGTCGGCAGCCGGCGTGATGGCCTTCATGCGCACCCTGGCCGGGGCCATCGGCGCCTCGGTGGCCATCACCGCCTGGGCCGACCAGACTCAGTCCAACCGCGAGGCCCTGGTGGGGGCCTTGAGCGACTCCGAGCGGTCGTTGTCGTTGTTGCAAAGTGTGGGGCTGTCGGCAGGACAGGCCAGCGTATACCTCGCCGATATGGTGGAGAAGCAAGCCTCGACCCAGGCGGTGATCCAGGTCTTTGCCGTCACGGCGGGGCTCTTCGCCCTGGGGGCAAGCTTGGTTTGGCTGGCACCGCGCCCGAAGCTCTAA